A genomic window from Cutibacterium acnes includes:
- a CDS encoding galactokinase family protein: MTRWFVPGRIEVLGKHTDYAGGSTLVAAVDRGVTISIEPGDSGITVSTDAAPGELSLAAGHDPKLPAGHWGRYAQAVVDRLAANFGDLAPARIRLTSDLPLASGMSSSSALVSAIVLGLADFNGLPDTRTWQDNITDDADLAGYLACHENGMTFKNLVGAAGVGTFGGSEDHTAMVCSKDGQLGQFRFCPIRLQQRVPFPEDMSFVVIVSGVAAEKTGAARDLYNAASLATREIIERWNSTTGREDAVLGDALVADPNAEKLHEVVSDRADLTRRLDHFLTESESIIPEASKALACGDLERFGRMADESQRAAEDLLGNQVPQTSALARIARELGATGATSFGAGFGGSVWALVPNAEAPEFASTWLGKYRDEYSEEAGQAVTVVTRPGPSARRLD; the protein is encoded by the coding sequence GTGACACGCTGGTTCGTTCCGGGACGGATAGAGGTTCTCGGCAAGCACACTGACTACGCTGGCGGGTCCACACTGGTGGCCGCCGTGGATCGCGGGGTGACGATTTCAATCGAGCCGGGTGACAGTGGGATAACGGTGTCGACGGACGCCGCTCCCGGTGAGCTGTCCTTAGCCGCGGGTCATGATCCAAAATTGCCGGCTGGTCACTGGGGTAGGTACGCACAAGCCGTTGTTGACCGTTTGGCGGCAAATTTCGGTGATTTGGCCCCCGCCAGGATTCGGCTCACTTCTGACCTGCCGTTAGCCAGTGGGATGAGTTCTTCCTCTGCCCTCGTCAGCGCGATCGTGTTGGGCCTGGCTGATTTCAATGGGCTGCCTGATACCCGCACCTGGCAGGACAACATCACCGACGATGCCGATCTGGCTGGGTATCTGGCCTGTCATGAGAACGGTATGACTTTCAAGAACCTGGTAGGGGCCGCAGGTGTGGGCACTTTTGGCGGTTCAGAGGACCACACCGCAATGGTGTGCAGTAAGGACGGGCAGCTCGGTCAATTTCGCTTCTGCCCGATTCGATTGCAGCAACGGGTCCCATTCCCTGAAGACATGTCCTTTGTCGTCATCGTTTCCGGGGTCGCGGCCGAGAAGACCGGAGCTGCTCGTGATCTTTACAACGCGGCATCGTTGGCGACGCGCGAGATCATCGAACGGTGGAATTCGACCACAGGTCGTGAGGACGCTGTCCTCGGGGATGCCCTAGTGGCCGACCCTAATGCTGAGAAGTTGCACGAGGTGGTGAGCGATCGCGCCGATCTCACTCGGCGCCTCGATCACTTCCTTACCGAGTCTGAAAGCATCATTCCTGAGGCGTCGAAAGCACTGGCGTGTGGTGACCTTGAAAGATTCGGTCGAATGGCTGACGAGTCGCAACGCGCGGCCGAGGACCTTCTTGGCAATCAAGTGCCACAGACATCGGCTCTCGCGCGCATCGCTCGCGAACTTGGAGCGACTGGGGCCACCTCGTTCGGGGCAGGTTTCGGTGGCTCGGTGTGGGCTCTCGTGCCTAATGCCGAGGCTCCGGAGTTCGCTAGTACGTGGCTCGGTAAGTACCGCGACGAGTACTCGGAGGAGGCTGGACAGGCCGTTACCGTGGTCACACGTCCGGGGCCCTCCGCCCGGCGCCTGGACTGA
- the alr gene encoding alanine racemase, giving the protein MPRCPSPSHAIIDLSAIAANLAVVRKRAGDRKVLFAVKADAYGHGAVEVSRYVEKHRYADWLAVATVAEGQELVEAGITLPILKLSPADPWDMDAAITSGIRLTVVDFDTLEAVSKAAVRLGITAKIHIAVDSGMGRIGLRPECLAELTAAADRAKGVEVEGVFTHLPISDVPEGAEFTRREIDTFMTAVSLIETHRGPFPLVHLANSGAILGHDLGKTSMVRAGIVGYGYDPNPHADRADLHPALSWISHVTFVKTVSVGDTIGYGRTWTASETTKIATVPVGYADGLSRGLSNKGHVLIRGSVHPIVGRICMDQFMVDLGPDSNVTVGDEVVLIGTQEDETLTADDMAELLGTISYEITCAISKRVDRYWVGQ; this is encoded by the coding sequence ATGCCACGTTGTCCATCGCCTTCTCACGCCATTATTGATCTGTCTGCCATCGCTGCGAACCTCGCCGTCGTGAGGAAACGCGCAGGCGACCGAAAGGTCCTCTTTGCCGTCAAGGCCGACGCCTATGGGCATGGGGCAGTGGAAGTCTCGCGCTATGTCGAAAAACACCGGTATGCCGACTGGCTCGCCGTCGCCACGGTCGCTGAAGGCCAAGAGCTGGTTGAAGCCGGCATCACCCTGCCCATACTCAAACTCTCCCCCGCCGATCCTTGGGACATGGATGCAGCCATTACGTCCGGGATTCGTCTCACCGTGGTGGATTTCGACACCCTGGAGGCGGTAAGCAAAGCCGCTGTACGACTAGGAATCACTGCCAAGATTCATATCGCTGTTGATAGCGGCATGGGACGCATCGGGCTGCGTCCTGAATGCCTTGCTGAACTCACTGCTGCCGCTGACCGCGCCAAAGGCGTCGAAGTCGAAGGCGTCTTCACTCACCTGCCCATTAGCGATGTGCCGGAGGGGGCGGAGTTCACCCGCCGCGAGATCGACACTTTCATGACTGCTGTCTCGCTGATAGAAACACATCGTGGGCCGTTCCCCCTTGTGCACCTGGCCAATTCCGGCGCCATCCTCGGGCACGATCTGGGGAAAACCTCCATGGTGCGCGCCGGCATCGTTGGGTACGGATACGATCCCAACCCTCACGCCGACCGTGCCGACCTACACCCTGCCCTGTCCTGGATCAGCCACGTCACCTTCGTTAAAACTGTCAGTGTGGGGGATACCATCGGCTACGGCAGAACATGGACAGCCAGCGAAACGACAAAAATCGCCACCGTCCCAGTCGGTTACGCCGACGGACTGTCCCGAGGACTGTCAAATAAAGGACACGTTCTCATTAGAGGGTCCGTTCATCCCATCGTCGGTCGGATCTGCATGGACCAATTCATGGTCGATCTTGGCCCCGATTCGAACGTCACGGTGGGAGATGAGGTGGTGCTCATTGGAACCCAGGAGGACGAAACTCTGACCGCTGATGACATGGCCGAACTCCTCGGAACCATTAGCTACGAGATCACTTGCGCCATTTCCAAACGCGTGGATCGGTACTGGGTCGGGCAGTGA
- a CDS encoding amino acid permease, translated as MTGFNQIPDRERYPHALASNEHRGLTAQEPESSPSSPHPEAHLHRNLNNRHIQLIAIGGAIGTGLFLGSGKAIRAAGPSIIVSYLIIGTMLYFVVRAMGELLMYNLDYKSFQDFAADLIGPWAGFFLGWTYWLCWIVTGMAELIGITTYWDFWVKNRGTAALLAAATLFLLLCLNLLTVRMFGELEFWFALIKIIAIISLIVLAIVLAVMKFQFPSGSMASVANLWNRGGFMPNGWSGFFAGFQMAAFAFVGIELIGTTAAETRDPEKTLPRAISAVPARILIFYVGALLAIMTAVPWDEVRADSSPFVQVLGLVGFAGAASVMNFVVLTSAASSSNSGIYSISRMLFGLAHKRMAPKVFGGLSKNGVPRWGLVITVLVLSTALLLAASESFVEAFTLVTTISSVLFIFVWSMIVISYMKYRRVAPAAHAASKYPMPGGRGMCWAVLVFFVFVLVLLAQEADTARALALTPIWFVILGVGWFFDRHHATHDDVGTDEAHPKGDS; from the coding sequence ATGACTGGTTTTAACCAGATTCCAGATAGGGAGCGGTACCCGCACGCATTGGCGTCAAACGAGCACCGCGGCTTGACTGCACAGGAACCTGAATCGTCGCCATCCAGCCCCCACCCAGAGGCCCATCTGCATCGCAACCTGAACAACCGTCACATTCAGCTCATCGCCATCGGTGGGGCTATCGGAACCGGACTGTTCCTAGGCTCTGGCAAAGCCATCCGCGCCGCCGGCCCTAGCATCATCGTGTCGTACCTCATCATCGGTACCATGCTTTATTTCGTCGTCAGGGCTATGGGCGAGTTGCTCATGTATAACCTCGACTACAAGAGTTTCCAAGACTTCGCAGCTGACCTGATCGGCCCTTGGGCTGGATTCTTTCTGGGGTGGACGTATTGGCTTTGTTGGATCGTCACCGGTATGGCTGAGCTCATTGGAATTACAACCTATTGGGACTTCTGGGTTAAGAATAGAGGGACTGCAGCTCTGCTCGCAGCCGCCACATTGTTTCTCCTACTCTGTTTAAATCTGCTCACCGTAAGGATGTTTGGAGAGTTAGAATTCTGGTTTGCGCTCATCAAGATCATCGCGATTATTTCCCTCATCGTCCTCGCCATCGTGCTGGCGGTCATGAAGTTCCAGTTTCCGTCGGGAAGCATGGCATCCGTGGCCAACCTGTGGAACCGTGGCGGCTTCATGCCCAACGGCTGGAGTGGGTTCTTCGCTGGTTTTCAGATGGCAGCATTCGCGTTTGTGGGAATCGAGCTCATCGGGACCACCGCCGCCGAGACACGGGATCCCGAGAAGACCCTGCCTCGGGCTATCAGCGCCGTCCCCGCTCGAATCCTCATCTTTTATGTCGGTGCCCTGCTCGCGATCATGACTGCCGTTCCGTGGGACGAGGTCCGGGCAGATTCCTCCCCGTTCGTGCAGGTTCTCGGGCTAGTTGGATTCGCTGGTGCAGCTAGCGTGATGAATTTCGTCGTCCTGACATCGGCAGCCTCGTCGTCTAACTCTGGGATTTACTCCATCTCAAGAATGCTTTTCGGACTCGCTCACAAGCGCATGGCGCCGAAGGTGTTCGGCGGACTCAGTAAGAACGGCGTCCCCCGCTGGGGCCTCGTCATCACTGTCCTGGTCCTGAGCACGGCACTACTCCTAGCCGCATCAGAGTCGTTTGTCGAGGCATTCACCCTCGTGACGACAATTTCGTCGGTACTATTCATCTTCGTCTGGAGCATGATCGTCATCAGCTACATGAAATACCGCAGGGTTGCTCCCGCAGCCCATGCTGCATCGAAGTACCCCATGCCTGGAGGTCGCGGCATGTGCTGGGCCGTGTTGGTGTTCTTCGTGTTCGTCCTCGTGTTGCTGGCCCAGGAAGCCGACACTGCGCGAGCTCTGGCCCTCACACCAATATGGTTTGTCATCCTCGGCGTCGGCTGGTTCTTCGACCGCCACCACGCTACCCATGACGACGTAGGCACCGACGAGGCCCATCCGAAGGGAGATAGCTAA
- a CDS encoding carbohydrate ABC transporter permease codes for MAHGKTAVTKDGIPYRPSLDGLPPRSIAPSKAARTITWVILAVVACYFLLPIIWLVIASTKNNTDLVSTSGFAFGEFNWAANWHSLMAWTKGMFPRWVLNSLLYSTVSGVVGTLISVSCGYVISKFRFPGRRVLLVVIMVGLLMPVALLTVPLYLLFIKMHLVNTMWAMIIPSMVSPFGVFLGNVYADSSVPMELLEAARIDGAGELRIFSTMVLRLLAPAMVTIFLFIFVATWNNFLLPLMMITDENLQPVTQGLYGMMAYFAPDKGAVMLASVIGVVPLVILFLVLQRYWQSGLAAGAVKG; via the coding sequence ATGGCACACGGCAAGACCGCCGTCACCAAGGATGGCATCCCTTACCGCCCCTCATTGGATGGTCTCCCGCCTCGATCGATTGCCCCCTCCAAGGCGGCCCGGACAATCACATGGGTGATCTTGGCCGTTGTAGCTTGCTACTTTTTGCTGCCTATCATCTGGCTGGTCATCGCGTCTACCAAGAACAACACCGATCTGGTGAGCACTTCTGGGTTCGCCTTCGGCGAGTTCAACTGGGCCGCCAACTGGCACTCTCTCATGGCCTGGACCAAGGGGATGTTTCCGAGATGGGTGCTCAACTCATTGCTGTACTCAACGGTGTCTGGAGTCGTTGGGACGCTTATTTCTGTCTCCTGTGGATATGTGATATCAAAATTCCGGTTCCCGGGGCGCCGAGTGCTGCTCGTCGTCATCATGGTTGGCCTGCTCATGCCGGTGGCGTTGCTTACCGTTCCGTTGTACTTGCTATTTATCAAGATGCACCTGGTCAACACCATGTGGGCAATGATCATCCCATCGATGGTCAGCCCGTTTGGGGTGTTCCTCGGCAATGTCTACGCCGATTCGTCGGTGCCAATGGAGCTCCTCGAAGCCGCCCGTATTGACGGGGCGGGAGAGCTCCGGATCTTCTCCACTATGGTGCTGCGTCTGCTGGCCCCGGCCATGGTGACGATCTTTCTGTTCATTTTTGTTGCGACGTGGAACAACTTCTTGCTACCGCTGATGATGATCACTGATGAGAACTTGCAGCCGGTGACTCAGGGACTGTACGGCATGATGGCCTATTTCGCTCCGGACAAGGGCGCCGTGATGCTCGCTTCCGTCATCGGAGTGGTCCCATTGGTGATTTTGTTCCTCGTCCTCCAGCGTTACTGGCAGTCCGGACTTGCTGCTGGAGCTGTCAAGGGGTGA
- the fumC gene encoding class II fumarate hydratase codes for MAEMRIEKDSMGEVEVPAEHYWGAQTQRSLHNFEIGRDTFVWGRDMIRALGTLKKSAALANKELGELPGDVADLIVQAADEVIAGKLDDEFPLVVFQTGSGTQSNMNTNEVISNRAIELAGGERGSKKPVHPNDHVNRGQSSNDTFPTAMHIAVVCALNKRLYPAVQQLRDTLDEKAKKYDDVVMVGRTHLQDATPIRLGQVISSWVAQIDFALDGIRYADSRARELAIGGTAVGTGLNAHPDFGPTVAKHATEETGIEFKQADNLFAALSAHDALVQVSGSLRVLADALMKIANDVRWYASGPRNGIGELLIPENEPGSSIMPGKVNPTQCEAMTMVATRVFGNDATVGFAGSQGNFQLNVFKPVMAHACLESIRLIADSCISFDKHCAYGIEPNPDKIKENLDKNLMQVTALNRHIGYDLASKIAKNAHHKGISLRESALTVGGMSEEDFDKWVVPADMTHPSAAE; via the coding sequence ATGGCAGAGATGCGCATTGAGAAAGACAGCATGGGCGAGGTCGAAGTACCCGCCGAGCATTACTGGGGAGCCCAGACACAGCGTTCCCTCCACAACTTCGAGATCGGCCGTGACACCTTCGTTTGGGGCCGAGACATGATCCGTGCTCTCGGAACTCTCAAGAAGTCCGCGGCACTAGCCAACAAGGAACTGGGTGAGTTGCCGGGCGACGTTGCCGACCTCATCGTCCAGGCCGCCGACGAGGTCATCGCCGGAAAACTCGATGACGAGTTCCCGCTGGTGGTCTTCCAGACCGGTTCGGGCACCCAGTCCAACATGAACACCAACGAGGTCATCAGCAACCGTGCGATTGAGTTGGCCGGTGGCGAACGCGGGTCGAAGAAACCCGTCCACCCCAACGACCACGTCAACCGTGGCCAATCTTCCAACGATACCTTCCCGACGGCCATGCACATCGCCGTTGTGTGTGCCCTCAATAAGCGCCTCTACCCCGCCGTCCAGCAGCTTCGCGACACTCTCGACGAGAAGGCCAAAAAGTACGACGACGTCGTGATGGTCGGCCGCACCCACCTGCAGGACGCAACGCCGATCCGCCTCGGCCAGGTCATTAGTAGCTGGGTCGCCCAAATCGATTTCGCCCTCGACGGCATCCGCTACGCCGATTCACGCGCCCGTGAACTAGCCATCGGCGGCACCGCCGTCGGCACCGGCCTCAACGCCCACCCTGATTTCGGCCCGACCGTCGCTAAGCACGCGACCGAGGAGACTGGCATTGAGTTCAAGCAGGCCGACAACCTTTTCGCCGCGCTGAGCGCCCACGACGCCCTAGTACAAGTTTCGGGGTCGCTGCGTGTCCTCGCCGACGCCCTCATGAAGATTGCCAATGACGTCCGCTGGTACGCGTCTGGCCCCCGCAACGGTATCGGCGAACTCCTGATCCCCGAAAACGAGCCCGGCTCTTCGATCATGCCTGGCAAAGTCAATCCGACCCAGTGCGAGGCCATGACGATGGTCGCCACCCGCGTGTTCGGTAACGACGCGACAGTCGGCTTTGCCGGTTCTCAAGGCAACTTCCAGCTCAACGTGTTCAAGCCCGTCATGGCCCATGCCTGCCTGGAGTCGATCCGCCTTATCGCCGATTCGTGCATCAGCTTCGACAAACATTGCGCCTACGGCATCGAGCCAAACCCCGACAAAATCAAGGAGAACCTCGACAAGAACCTCATGCAGGTCACGGCTCTCAACCGTCACATCGGTTACGACCTGGCTTCGAAGATCGCTAAGAACGCTCACCATAAGGGCATCAGCCTGCGGGAGTCCGCTCTGACGGTCGGCGGCATGAGCGAGGAGGATTTCGACAAGTGGGTCGTCCCCGCCGACATGACTCACCCCAGCGCCGCTGAATGA
- a CDS encoding nucleotidyltransferase family protein, protein MTHDPVAQTAPHKVVIMARGLGTRMRKSVEGVSLTADQAAAASAGVKAMISLDDRPFLDYVISALADAGFDEFCLVIGPEHNVIRDYYDACEKSRLSIVYAVQEHPLGTADAVAAAEEFAGDDRVLVVNSDNFYPEDAVARLREVPASGTLGFTKRAMIAQSNIDPERIRAFALLDSDDSGQLTDIIEKPDPHIVDAAGETALVSMNCFLLTPRIFEACRSIDKSERGEYEIVDAVRWMVEHGEHFDVVPVESGVLDMSNRGDITSVVEALSSREVKL, encoded by the coding sequence ATGACACACGATCCCGTGGCACAAACGGCTCCTCACAAGGTCGTCATCATGGCGCGTGGTTTGGGAACGCGGATGCGCAAATCTGTCGAGGGAGTCTCCCTTACAGCAGACCAAGCAGCTGCTGCTTCAGCCGGCGTCAAGGCAATGATCAGTCTTGATGATCGTCCATTTCTCGACTACGTCATCTCAGCGCTAGCCGACGCTGGCTTTGACGAATTTTGTCTGGTGATCGGCCCTGAACACAACGTAATCCGGGACTACTACGACGCATGCGAAAAATCGCGGTTATCGATTGTCTATGCGGTCCAGGAGCATCCTCTGGGTACTGCGGACGCCGTCGCAGCCGCCGAGGAATTTGCCGGTGATGACCGTGTGCTGGTTGTGAACTCTGACAATTTTTACCCGGAGGACGCGGTCGCCAGACTTCGCGAGGTTCCCGCCTCAGGAACCCTAGGTTTCACGAAGCGCGCCATGATCGCGCAGTCCAACATCGATCCTGAGCGCATTCGTGCCTTCGCCCTGCTGGATTCTGATGATTCAGGTCAACTTACGGATATCATCGAGAAGCCGGACCCCCACATCGTTGATGCTGCCGGAGAGACTGCGCTGGTATCGATGAACTGTTTCCTTCTTACCCCGAGAATCTTCGAGGCGTGCCGCTCGATCGACAAGTCGGAGCGCGGGGAATACGAGATTGTCGATGCAGTGCGCTGGATGGTGGAGCATGGCGAGCATTTTGATGTCGTTCCGGTCGAGTCGGGAGTTCTCGACATGTCGAACCGCGGCGACATTACGTCTGTAGTGGAGGCTCTCAGCAGCCGTGAGGTGAAACTGTGA
- a CDS encoding endonuclease domain-containing protein, whose translation MELVDILEANGGVAKISSVGRVARQARRAAREGYVIRPLPRIVMTAMAARHPEAWMRAVRLWRPSAIFTGRAALYLAGMRDLKMTEIDVIVPHSMPRCSRRPWLRFHRAGSEPVIEDRYGVRTTCAYTCFWLALRGDWEAATECLRKGYVATEDLRGVRPKLARKAPSSVVRRVLRQLLDRPWSVAEREIHALFRRHRVSGWKANERLWIDGNAVFPDLWFKKENVVVEIDSYAFHGRPADYEATARRHALLVGAGLRVIRVTPNMIRDNPELVLDTVRSALWGRHRGVVAAARSGKSGL comes from the coding sequence ATGGAGTTAGTTGACATTCTGGAGGCCAACGGTGGTGTGGCCAAAATCAGTTCAGTGGGACGAGTCGCTCGGCAGGCGCGGCGGGCAGCACGGGAAGGTTACGTTATTAGACCTCTGCCCAGAATCGTCATGACTGCTATGGCCGCTAGGCACCCAGAGGCGTGGATGCGAGCCGTCAGGTTGTGGCGCCCGAGCGCGATCTTCACTGGCAGAGCTGCTTTGTACCTGGCGGGGATGAGAGACCTCAAGATGACCGAGATTGACGTCATCGTTCCACATTCGATGCCCCGGTGCTCGCGTCGGCCATGGTTAAGGTTCCATCGCGCTGGGAGCGAGCCCGTCATTGAGGACCGGTACGGTGTGCGTACTACCTGTGCCTACACGTGCTTTTGGTTGGCGTTGCGTGGGGACTGGGAGGCCGCCACGGAATGCCTTCGGAAAGGCTACGTGGCTACCGAAGACCTTCGCGGAGTTCGCCCTAAGTTGGCAAGGAAGGCCCCATCCAGCGTTGTCAGAAGAGTGTTGCGGCAGTTGTTAGACCGTCCATGGTCTGTTGCTGAACGGGAGATTCATGCGTTGTTCCGCCGCCACCGGGTCAGTGGATGGAAGGCAAACGAGAGGTTGTGGATTGACGGGAACGCCGTCTTCCCGGACCTCTGGTTTAAGAAGGAGAACGTGGTCGTCGAGATCGATAGCTACGCCTTTCACGGGAGACCGGCAGATTACGAGGCGACGGCCAGGCGCCATGCGCTGTTGGTTGGAGCTGGATTGCGTGTCATTCGGGTCACGCCGAATATGATTCGGGATAACCCGGAGCTGGTACTCGACACCGTCAGGTCAGCGCTCTGGGGCCGCCATAGGGGTGTGGTTGCAGCGGCACGAAGCGGCAAGTCGGGTCTGTGA
- a CDS encoding phosphoglucomutase/phosphomannomutase family protein yields the protein MADEIEFGTGGWRAIIADTFTRLNVERVAQALADRIHDENQEHRPVVIGYDQRFLSPEFAWWAAEVLAGNDIVVRIIDRPAPTPMIMWTVRDLGCAYGMAVTASHNPATYNGLKVFTEGGRDAKVEITEPIQHRANSISPKDIRRVHRTDALRDGVIEVQTSMNWYIDAILDHVDLEAIRHAHLKVVLDPMFGVSRTCLQTILMTARCDVDTIHERRDTLFGGRLPSPNSRTLQTLAQEVVERGADIGIATDGDADRLGIIDDQGHFLHPNQILVLLYTYLLEDKGWQGPCVRNLATTHLLDRVAEAHGQTCYEVPVGFKWVSSKMAETNAVIGGESSGGLTVQGHIAGKDGVYAGTLLVEMIAKRGKKLSQIYADIEERYGRLEMVEDDFSFAPEDKEYLKRRIYQDKDLPDFGLEVDHISDMDGVKVYFANGGWIIVRFSGTEPLLRVFCEMPVAQMARECIDKVVKHYHFE from the coding sequence ATGGCGGACGAAATTGAATTTGGCACCGGCGGCTGGCGAGCCATCATCGCGGACACGTTTACTCGCTTAAATGTTGAGCGGGTCGCTCAGGCGCTTGCCGACCGTATACACGACGAAAATCAGGAACATCGCCCTGTCGTCATCGGATACGACCAGCGCTTCCTTTCCCCGGAATTCGCTTGGTGGGCAGCGGAGGTACTCGCCGGTAACGACATCGTCGTGAGAATCATCGACCGGCCTGCTCCGACCCCGATGATCATGTGGACCGTTCGGGACCTCGGCTGTGCCTACGGTATGGCGGTGACCGCCTCCCACAACCCTGCCACTTATAACGGTCTCAAGGTGTTCACGGAGGGTGGCCGTGATGCCAAGGTCGAGATCACTGAACCCATTCAGCACCGCGCCAATTCCATCAGCCCAAAGGACATTAGGCGCGTGCACCGCACTGATGCCCTTCGTGACGGTGTAATTGAGGTGCAGACATCAATGAACTGGTACATCGACGCGATCCTTGATCATGTCGATCTGGAGGCCATCCGCCACGCCCACCTCAAGGTCGTCCTCGACCCCATGTTTGGCGTTTCCCGCACCTGCCTCCAGACCATCCTTATGACGGCCCGTTGCGACGTCGATACCATTCACGAGCGTCGCGACACCCTCTTTGGTGGGCGCCTTCCTTCTCCGAATTCGCGAACCCTCCAGACTCTGGCCCAGGAGGTTGTCGAGCGTGGAGCCGATATCGGCATTGCCACTGATGGTGACGCAGACCGCCTCGGTATCATTGATGACCAGGGGCATTTCTTGCATCCCAACCAGATCCTCGTATTGCTGTACACCTACCTTCTGGAGGACAAGGGATGGCAGGGGCCCTGCGTGCGTAACCTCGCGACGACCCACCTGCTTGACCGTGTCGCCGAGGCCCACGGGCAGACCTGTTACGAGGTACCGGTCGGATTTAAGTGGGTGTCGTCCAAGATGGCCGAGACCAACGCCGTCATCGGTGGTGAGTCCTCCGGTGGTTTGACCGTCCAGGGGCATATTGCAGGCAAGGATGGTGTCTATGCTGGCACCCTGCTGGTGGAAATGATCGCCAAGCGGGGTAAGAAGCTTTCGCAGATCTACGCCGACATCGAGGAGCGTTACGGTCGGCTAGAGATGGTGGAGGACGACTTCTCCTTCGCCCCTGAGGACAAGGAGTACCTCAAGAGGCGTATCTACCAGGACAAGGATCTGCCCGACTTCGGCCTAGAGGTCGATCACATCAGCGACATGGACGGGGTGAAGGTCTATTTCGCCAACGGTGGGTGGATCATTGTTCGGTTTTCTGGCACCGAGCCTCTCCTGCGGGTCTTTTGCGAGATGCCTGTCGCGCAGATGGCTCGCGAATGCATCGACAAGGTCGTGAAGCACTACCACTTCGAGTGA